In one Polaribacter sp. ALD11 genomic region, the following are encoded:
- a CDS encoding ABC transporter ATP-binding protein, producing the protein MANKTGNAFDMEIFLRLMSFAKRYKRNFIIAASSTIILAGVALLTPIILKDTVDLYIANKDTEGLINSVLLMFGILLLEVLLRFTFIYYANWVGQHIIRDIRAKIFRHILQFKMSYFDKNSVGKLVTRVVSDIETIAAFFSSGVFTIVSDVLQMFAVIIVMFFINWKLAFIAIAVLPILLYATKVFQKAIKATFQEVRNQVANLNGFVQERVTGMKIVQLFNREKIEYDNFKNINNKHKEAYIKTIWYFSIFFPIAEILSSIGIGLIVWFGSKQVIGGAVPGPGTVMAFVQMAQMLFRPLRQIADKFNQLQMGIVSGERVFKIIDTESAISKNGTIEAKNLKGSINFKDVRFSYVEGEEVLKGINLDVNSGQTVAIVGATGAGKSTIINLLNRFYEIDSGTICVDDVAIDTYKLESLRDQVAVVLQDVFLFSDSVLNNITLKDDTISKEEVEKAAKQIGIHDFIMTLPGGYNYNVKERGAMLSSGQRQLIAFLRAYVSKPSILILDEATSSVDAHAEQMIQYATETITKDRTSIVIAHRLATIKQADKIIVMDKGLIVEEGTHSELLEKENGYYKNLYDKQFSLDIAS; encoded by the coding sequence TTGGCAAATAAAACAGGTAATGCTTTTGATATGGAAATCTTTTTAAGACTGATGAGTTTTGCAAAGAGGTACAAACGTAATTTTATAATTGCAGCAAGTTCTACGATTATTTTGGCGGGTGTAGCTTTGTTAACACCTATTATTCTTAAAGATACCGTAGATTTATATATAGCAAATAAAGACACCGAAGGTTTAATAAATAGTGTTTTATTAATGTTTGGAATTTTACTACTAGAAGTTCTTTTAAGATTTACGTTTATATATTATGCAAACTGGGTTGGGCAACATATAATTAGAGATATAAGAGCAAAAATTTTTAGACATATTTTGCAATTTAAAATGTCTTATTTCGATAAGAATTCTGTTGGTAAATTGGTTACTAGAGTGGTGTCTGATATCGAAACAATTGCTGCTTTTTTTAGTAGTGGTGTTTTTACAATTGTAAGTGATGTTTTACAAATGTTTGCTGTTATTATTGTAATGTTTTTTATCAACTGGAAATTAGCATTTATTGCTATTGCAGTTTTACCAATTTTATTATATGCTACAAAAGTTTTTCAAAAAGCGATAAAAGCTACTTTTCAAGAAGTTAGAAATCAGGTAGCAAATTTAAATGGTTTTGTGCAAGAAAGAGTTACAGGAATGAAAATTGTGCAACTTTTTAATAGAGAGAAGATTGAATATGATAACTTTAAGAATATAAATAATAAACACAAAGAAGCCTACATAAAAACCATTTGGTATTTCTCTATTTTCTTTCCTATTGCAGAAATTTTATCTTCTATTGGTATTGGTCTAATTGTTTGGTTTGGAAGTAAACAAGTTATTGGTGGTGCGGTTCCAGGACCAGGAACAGTTATGGCTTTTGTACAAATGGCGCAAATGTTATTTAGACCTTTAAGACAAATTGCAGATAAATTTAATCAGCTACAAATGGGAATTGTTTCTGGAGAAAGGGTTTTTAAAATTATTGATACAGAAAGTGCTATTTCCAAAAACGGAACAATTGAAGCAAAAAACCTTAAAGGAAGTATTAATTTTAAAGATGTTAGGTTTAGTTATGTGGAAGGTGAGGAAGTTTTAAAAGGAATTAATTTAGATGTTAATAGCGGGCAAACAGTTGCTATTGTAGGTGCTACTGGAGCAGGTAAATCAACTATAATTAACTTATTAAATCGTTTTTATGAAATTGATAGCGGTACTATTTGTGTTGATGATGTTGCTATAGATACATATAAATTAGAAAGTTTAAGAGATCAGGTTGCAGTTGTCTTACAAGATGTTTTTCTGTTTTCTGACTCGGTTTTAAATAATATAACTTTAAAAGATGACACTATTTCTAAGGAAGAAGTAGAAAAAGCAGCCAAACAAATAGGAATTCATGATTTTATAATGACACTTCCTGGAGGTTATAATTATAATGTAAAAGAAAGAGGTGCGATGCTTTCTTCTGGACAAAGACAATTAATAGCATTTTTAAGAGCTTATGTAAGTAAACCTAGTATTTTAATATTAGATGAAGCAACTTCTTCTGTAGATGCACATGCAGAACAAATGATACAATATGCAACAGAAACAATTACAAAAGATAGAACATCAATTGTAATAGCACATAGGTTAGCAACCATTAAACAAGCGGATAAGATTATTGTGATGGATAAAGGTTTAATTGTTGAAGAAGGAACCCATTCTGAGTTGTTAGAAAAAGAAAATGGCTATTATAAAAATTTATATGATAAACAATTTAGCTTAGACATTGCTTCTTAA
- the cdaA gene encoding diadenylate cyclase CdaA yields MFDFIEFSLLDILDILLVATLLYYIYKLLKGTVAINIVIGIAFIFLIWKITQALKMEMLSGILGYLLSGGVIALIIVFQQEIRKFLLMIGTTNFTNKRSFLKQLKFLQTEITSEVDTETVIEACQKMSKTKTGALIVIERTNTLDFLINTGDKMNALLNQALLQSIFYKNSPLHDGALIIRDNYIVATRVVLPISDSTKIPARFGLRHRAAIGVSEKTDAVCILVSEETGEISYIKDGGFELYADFAELNEKLRKDLM; encoded by the coding sequence ATGTTCGATTTTATTGAATTTTCTTTACTAGATATCTTAGATATTTTATTAGTAGCAACACTACTCTATTATATTTACAAGCTTTTAAAAGGCACTGTAGCCATTAACATTGTTATTGGAATTGCATTTATTTTCTTAATATGGAAAATAACACAAGCCTTAAAAATGGAAATGTTAAGTGGTATTTTAGGGTATCTACTTTCTGGTGGTGTTATTGCACTGATTATTGTTTTTCAACAAGAAATAAGAAAGTTTTTATTAATGATTGGTACAACAAACTTTACCAATAAACGAAGCTTTTTAAAACAGTTAAAGTTTTTACAAACAGAAATAACGTCTGAAGTAGACACCGAAACCGTTATAGAAGCTTGTCAAAAAATGTCTAAAACTAAAACAGGGGCCTTAATTGTTATAGAAAGAACAAATACTTTAGATTTTTTAATAAATACGGGAGATAAGATGAATGCACTTCTAAACCAAGCGCTTCTGCAAAGTATTTTTTATAAAAATAGCCCGCTTCATGATGGCGCCTTAATTATTCGAGATAATTATATTGTGGCAACTAGAGTAGTTTTACCAATTTCTGATAGTACCAAAATTCCTGCAAGATTTGGTTTAAGACATAGAGCAGCTATAGGTGTTTCTGAAAAAACAGATGCTGTTTGTATCTTGGTTTCCGAAGAAACTGGCGAAATTTCTTATATAAAAGATGGTGGCTTTGAGCTGTATGCAGACTTTGCAGAATTAAATGAAAAACTTCGAAAAGATTTAATGTAA
- the folP gene encoding dihydropteroate synthase — MTINCKGTLIDLASPKVMGILNITPDSFFDGGKYKNESDILSQVEKMLSDGATFIDVGAYSSRPGAKHISEEEELKRIVPVINLLSSNFPEIIISVDTFRSKIAQETIDAGAAIINDISGGKMDEKMFETVAQLQVPYILMHMLSTPQNMQKNPVYTDVTKEIISFFAEQTRKLHQLKINDIIIDVGFGFGKTNAHNFEILKKLELFKSLDAPILAGISRKSMLYKTLDISAQEALNATTSANTIALLNGANILRVHDVKEAIETVKIVKQIS, encoded by the coding sequence ATGACGATAAATTGCAAAGGTACTTTAATCGATTTAGCATCACCAAAAGTGATGGGAATTTTAAATATTACACCAGATTCTTTCTTTGACGGTGGAAAATATAAAAACGAATCTGACATTCTTTCTCAAGTTGAAAAAATGCTTTCTGATGGCGCAACTTTTATTGATGTTGGTGCCTATTCTTCAAGACCGGGTGCAAAACACATTTCTGAGGAAGAAGAACTAAAAAGAATTGTTCCTGTAATCAATTTATTGTCTAGTAATTTTCCTGAGATTATCATTTCTGTAGATACTTTTAGAAGTAAAATAGCACAAGAAACGATAGATGCAGGTGCTGCAATTATAAACGATATTTCTGGTGGAAAAATGGACGAGAAGATGTTTGAAACTGTTGCACAATTGCAAGTTCCATATATTTTAATGCACATGTTAAGCACGCCACAAAACATGCAGAAAAACCCCGTTTACACAGACGTAACTAAAGAAATTATCTCCTTTTTTGCTGAACAAACACGCAAATTACATCAACTTAAAATAAATGATATTATTATAGATGTTGGTTTCGGTTTTGGAAAAACCAACGCTCATAATTTTGAAATTCTAAAAAAATTAGAACTTTTTAAAAGTTTAGACGCACCTATATTAGCAGGAATTTCAAGAAAATCGATGTTGTACAAAACATTAGATATTTCTGCCCAAGAAGCTTTAAATGCGACCACTTCTGCAAATACAATAGCTCTTTTAAATGGCGCAAATATTTTGCGTGTGCATGATGTAAAAGAAGCTATTGAAACTGTAAAAATTGTAAAACAGATTTCTTAA
- a CDS encoding TIGR00730 family Rossman fold protein has product MKRIAVFCGASLGFDPVYKEAAIALGDHFANNKIGLVYGGGKIGMMGAIADTILAHNGEVIGVIPKLLEKEEVVHADVEEMIVCKKMSERKVIISKLVDGYITLPGGFGTLDELFEALTLGQLHIEQKPIGLLNLNGFFDAILVQLDKMVAEGFLKQANRNMLIIGTSVEDLMLKMNNYKAPEISHVINKVVS; this is encoded by the coding sequence TTGAAAAGAATTGCTGTTTTTTGCGGAGCTAGTTTAGGCTTCGACCCTGTTTACAAAGAAGCTGCCATAGCATTAGGAGATCATTTTGCGAATAACAAAATTGGTTTAGTGTATGGTGGAGGAAAAATTGGAATGATGGGCGCTATTGCCGACACAATTCTAGCTCATAATGGCGAAGTGATTGGGGTGATTCCGAAGTTATTAGAAAAAGAGGAAGTTGTGCATGCAGATGTTGAAGAAATGATTGTTTGCAAAAAAATGAGTGAACGCAAAGTTATTATAAGCAAATTAGTAGATGGCTATATTACACTTCCTGGAGGTTTTGGAACGTTAGATGAATTGTTTGAGGCACTTACTTTGGGGCAATTACATATTGAACAAAAACCAATCGGACTTTTAAACCTAAATGGTTTTTTTGATGCGATTTTAGTTCAGTTAGATAAAATGGTAGCAGAAGGTTTTTTAAAACAAGCCAATAGAAATATGTTAATTATTGGAACTTCTGTAGAAGATTTAATGCTAAAAATGAACAATTACAAGGCTCCGGAAATTAGCCACGTAATTAATAAAGTTGTTAGTTAA
- a CDS encoding DUF1599 domain-containing protein, with translation MQDTSKQYDAVIEECRSLFIKKMSDYGSAWRILRLPSLTDQIFIKAQRIRQLQENEVRKVDEGEKSEFIGIINYSIMALIQLENGVVENPDLNTEDATILYDKHSKVTKELMLNKNHDYGEAWREMRVSSLTDLILQKLLRVKQIEDNKGKTLVSEGIDANYQDMINYAVFAMIHLGN, from the coding sequence ATGCAAGATACCTCGAAACAATACGATGCTGTAATTGAAGAATGTAGAAGTTTATTTATAAAAAAAATGAGCGATTATGGTTCTGCGTGGCGTATTTTACGTCTACCATCCTTAACCGATCAGATTTTTATAAAAGCACAAAGAATTAGACAATTGCAAGAAAATGAGGTAAGAAAGGTTGATGAAGGAGAGAAGTCTGAGTTTATCGGTATTATTAATTATTCTATAATGGCGTTAATTCAGTTAGAAAATGGGGTTGTAGAAAACCCAGATTTAAACACAGAAGATGCAACCATTTTGTACGACAAACATAGCAAGGTTACCAAAGAATTAATGCTAAATAAAAATCATGATTATGGTGAAGCTTGGCGTGAAATGCGTGTTTCTAGTTTAACGGATTTAATTCTTCAAAAATTATTACGTGTAAAACAAATTGAAGATAATAAAGGGAAAACATTGGTTTCTGAAGGAATTGATGCAAATTACCAAGATATGATTAATTATGCTGTTTTTGCAATGATTCATTTAGGAAATTAA